The following coding sequences lie in one Haematobia irritans isolate KBUSLIRL chromosome 3, ASM5000362v1, whole genome shotgun sequence genomic window:
- the LOC142228466 gene encoding testis-expressed protein 10, with translation MGGTHKKKLRAEKAKVKLKGAKLPKGLNVTKTEFKVRKITIREQLKESQYDGGIRQINVKECVAKLKHHGSSVRIEALRNLRDAIAINHVGLLANLSDLIQGISAVCLDQEREPRRESFKTLSALLGYLPHESVAPFFHIVSSYLRCAMTHIQPNIQEDSLLLLDVLLQHIPTLVATHSTKILQNFLEMISRVRAEGDKAGRMLTVNMGQKQTSIKWRSKVLLRLQQMLETLAVFKLKQKDDLQSVSKSNNSDSTVMYNTKNHQYYGIKRLFAAEQRSDISYLFNRSAGSSVLSNDDTAIDEYEQLRSYVDHLMPLLLESWLEVRPHKGTGSMGGVETLLTLDAALTLKIVLEVIENLWTLIDIYEEQVNNNDLSSWFKDQYADVFAANFLQTSYPYQHVDTDEDKIKSKKKPSTNSKFCLQQNITIGFLMCRFYAEALDRESVRFNSVLTYMTRIVNVEGSKFDSPSYLRSLVSALRALLLESGLKLTQLHKEPTTKLLRSCIKAFLDNRFSEIGVSSKVLIILCDIVQNNELCKLYGPEEFTELLQYLPNLLLKPSVNVSCLLAMSQLGKQQNMIFIGALKNVLYKVVEHLQTIQVMGAHNVLEGKKHIMNLFYWLNPQKSIDNLEMQKILNVAESKITDKRIAGYCHYILTLV, from the exons atgggaggAACACATAAAAAGAAACTTCGAGCTGAAAAGGCAAAAGTTAAACTGAAGGGAGCAAAATTACCCAAAGGTTTAAATGTAACGAAAAc cgaATTCAAAGTACGCAAGATTACAATTCGGGAACAACTCAAAGAATCACAATATGACGGAGGGATAAGACAAATAAATGTTAAAGAATGTGTCGCTAAACTGAAGCATCATGGTTCGAGTGTACGAATTGAGGCATTAAGAAATCTAAGAGATGCTATAGCAATCAATCATGTAGGACTTTTGGCAAACCTTAGCGATCTCATACAAGGCATATCAGCCGTTTGTTTGGATCAGGAACGAGAGCCAAGACGAGAATCATTTAAAACATTGAGTGCTCTACTAGGTTATCTTCCCCATGAGTCAGTGGCGCCATTTTTCCACATAGTCTCTTCCTACTTACGATGCGCTATGACCCACATTCAACCCAATATACAAGAGGATTCATTGCTACTCTTAGATGTTTTGCTACAACACATACCCACCCTAGTGGCAACTCATagcacaaaaattttacaaaattttctagaaatgatATCGCGAGTTAGAGCCGAAGGCGATAAAGCTGGTCGAATGTTAACAGTAAATATGGGTCAAAAGCAGACCAGTATAAAATGGCGTTCCAAAGTATTGCTGCGTTTACAACAAATGCTTGAAACTTTAGCCGTATTCAAGCTTAAACAAAAAGATGACTTACAATCCGTATCAAAAAGCAACAATAGCGATTCCACAGTAATGTACAATACGAAAAACCATCAATATTATGGAATAAAACGTTTGTTTGCTGCAGAGCAGAGAAGTGATATATCTTATTTGTTTAATCGATCAGCAGGCAGTTCAGTCTTATCTAATGATGATACAGCCATAGATGAATATGAACAATTGCGATCATATGTCGATCACTTGATGCCGCTACTATTGGAGTCATGGCTGGaagtaagaccccacaaagggaCTGGCTCAATGGGGGGTGTAGAAACCTTACTAACGCTTGATGCGGCCCTTACCTTAAAGATTGTCTTAGAAGTAATTGAAAATCTTTGGACACTTATTGATATATATGAGGAACAGGTAAATAACAACGACCTAAGTTCGTGGTTCAAGGATCAGTATGCTGATGTCTTTGcggcaaattttttgcaaacatcATATCCCTACCAACATGTTGACACCGATGAAG ataaaattaaaTCGAAAAAGAAACCTTCAACAAATTCCAAGTTTTGTCTTCAACAAAATATTACTATTGGATTCCTAATGTGTCGCTTCTACGCAGAAGCTCTAGATAGAGAATCTGTAAGATTTAATTCTGTTCTCACTTACATGACTAGAATTGTAAACGTAGAGGGAAGTAAGTTTGATAGTCCTAGTTATTTACGATCGCTGGTGTCGGCTTTGCGTGCTTTACTTCTGGAAAGCGGCCTAAAACTTACGCAATTACATAAAGAACCCACAACTAAATTATTACGCAGCTGCATTAAAGCCTTTCTTGATAACAGATTTAGCGAAATCGGAGTTTCATCCAAGGTATTGATAATACTCTGCGATATAGTACAAAACAATGAATTGTGCaaattatatggcccagaagagtTTACAGAGTTATTGCAATACCTACCAAATTTACTATTAAAACCCTCGGTGAATGTATCCTGCTTGTTAGCCATGAGTCAATTGGgcaaacaacaaaatatgattttcaTCGGCGCTCTTAAAAATGTTCTGTACAAGGTTGTGGAACATTTGCAAACTATTCAGGTAATGGGCGCCCATAATGTCCTCGAGGGTAAAAAGCATATAATGAACTTATTTTAttggctaaatcctcaaaagagTATAGACAATTTGGAAATGCAGAAAATTCTCAATGTTGCTGAATCGAAAATAACAGATAAAAGGATTGCAGGCTACTGCCACTACATTTTAACTTTAGTTTAG